Proteins encoded in a region of the Odocoileus virginianus isolate 20LAN1187 ecotype Illinois chromosome 9, Ovbor_1.2, whole genome shotgun sequence genome:
- the LOC110121871 gene encoding LOW QUALITY PROTEIN: thymosin beta-4 (The sequence of the model RefSeq protein was modified relative to this genomic sequence to represent the inferred CDS: substituted 1 base at 1 genomic stop codon) yields MSDKPDMAEIXKFDKSKLKKTETQEKNPLPSKETIEQEKQAGES; encoded by the coding sequence ATGTCTGACAAGCCCGATATGGCTGAGATTTAGAAGTTCGATAAGTCGAAATTGAAGAAAACGGAAACGCAAGAGAAAAACCCACTGCCTTCAAAAGAAACGATTGAACAGGAGAAGCAAGCAGGCGAGTCGTAA